GTGGACTTATTGCAGGATATAAAAGGCCTGCTTACCCACACTAAAAAAGTATTTAACATCGATGACCTTGTGAACTATACAGGATTATCCAAGAGTAAAATCTATAAACTTTCCCAGCTTAAACTGATACCGGCAGGAAACAACAAGCACATCCGTCAGCTATTCTTTAATAAAGAGGAAATCGATGCATGGCTTATTGGGGAGCCTAACTTATCCGATGAATTTCTAGAACAGCAATTCAATGAACAGTTGTTGCAGCATAAAAAATCTGGATTATGAAAGACCCAACTTATATCCGCGTTGGTACTTACTATTATAAGCTAGTATATGTGCCAACTATGGCTGGACATTTCAATGAAATTATTGTACCATGGACATTGGAAACAATACGCCAAGATCATGGAAGGGATTTTATTGGAACTATTAAAAAGTATGATGGATTTACCTGTCTCCCTAGCCACATTCACTTTAAAAGGGATTGCCATGGTTTCTATAACACATATGCTCCATTACCTCATAAACTTCAAGAAGGAGATTATCCCTATACGTTGCAACTCTTAAAGCATATTTTCGGTCAGCAACTGAACCTTGGGATGGATTATTTACAGCTGTTATTTCAAAAACCGATCCAAATGCTACCAATCTTGTGTTTGGTATCTAAGGAACGGTCTACGGGTAAGACCACATTTCTTAAATGGTTAAAAACGGTATTCGACAATAATTTAACTTATTTAACCAACGATAGCTTCAGCAGTCAATTCAATTCAGATTGGAATAACAAGCTGTTGATCTGCATAGACGAGGTATTGTTTAACAAAGAAGAATTGACCGAACGGATCAAGTACCTGAGCACCACCAATTTCAATAAATTGGAAGCTAAGGGAAAAGATAAAAGAGAAGTAGAGTTCTTTGGAAAGTTCATTCTTTGTAGCAATAACGAAGACAACTTTATAAAAATTGATTCCAATGAGACTCGGTTTTGGGTGTTGAAAATACCACCATTGAAAAAGGAGGTAACAGGATTTCTAGACTGTCTAGAATCCGAAATACCAGCATTCCTTTATCATTTACACCACCGAGAATTAACTAGTCCCAATAGCACCCGAATGTGGTTCTCGCCCGCTCAGATTAAGACTATGGCTTTGAAGAACTTAATGCAAAACAATGGAAACCGAGTGGAGAAGGAATTAGCCAGCATTTTTCTGAGTGCTATGGAAACCCTGGAATTAGAGGAAATAAGCGTATGTCCCTTAGATGCCCTCGAGCTATTGAACCGTACCCGAATCAAAACTGATCTCACTCAATTGAGGCATATTCTTAAGAGGGATTGGAAGCTTGTGAACCAAGAAAACTCTATGGCTTATAGAAAATTAATGATTTGGCAGGGCGGAGGAATGGGATTAACCGATGCTAAGGGAAGATACTATTCTATAAAAAAAGATTTTCTACTAAAACATTTTAGAGAATGATATTAAAGCGATGAAACGATTTTAAAACGATGATGATGAAAATGTAGTATTCATAGGGGTTTCGGATAATTTTGAACCATTCTCTAAAGAGCTGCTAATGAAAAAGAAAAAAACACACTTTATAATATACTTAATTTTGATGAAACGATGATATATAGAGTAAAGACTAGTAAAAATAAGAGTTTAGACGGTCATCAATTCTTCATCATTTTGTCATCAAAATGGAACAATCATACAAATTGGTACTAAATGATATACTATGGATAAGAAAAGAACAACTAGACTATCCTGTGAAAGAGCTCGAGCTTTTCCAATCGAAAAGGCGCTGGCAAAACTCGAGCACTTTCCGATCAGAGAAACAGAGAAAGAAGCTTGGTTTCTGAGTCCGTTCCGCTCAGAAACCCAAGCCTCTTTCAAGGTATCCAAGAAACTAAATAGATGGTACGACCATGGTCAAGGAATCGGTGGTAATGTAATCGATTTGGTTTGCCTACTCAACAATCTCTCTGTAAAAGAAACTCTCCAATGGTTGGAAGCAGATCAAATCTCTTTTTCTTTTCATCAGCAATCCTTTTTTAAAGAACAAAATAATATGGGGTTGCAAATTTTACATGCAAAACCAATATGGCATTTTGGATTATTAAAGTATTTGTTTGAACGAAGGATTTCTATTTCCACAGCTGCCCAGCTTTGCAAGGAGGTTCATTTTATGAATAAACAGAAAAGGTACTTCGCGATAGGATTGCAAAATATTTCAGGGGGATGGGAACTTCGAAATAAATATTGTAAAAGTTCTACCTCTCCAAAAGATATTTCCTATTTCAAAGACGGCAAGGATAAACTTATCATTACCGAAGGAATGTTTGATATGCTCTCTCTAATAGAAATCCATAAAAACCTCCAAGAAGAATATGATTTTTTAATATTGAACTCCACTACGTTCATAAAAAGAGCCATGACACATTTAGAGGATTATGATGAAATAGACCTCTATCTAGACAATGATTCTAATGGAAAACTCACCACTGAAAACTTACTTAAAGTATCTAACAAATTCAAAGACAAATCAAAGCTTTATGAAGGATTCAAAGATATGAACGAATGGTTAATGAACTGTTCAAAAGAATCCATGGAGCAGAGAATTCAAGATGTGTTTTTGTTGCCACAAAAACAAACTTGCTTTTCGCCCGATGGTTGCAAAGAAAATAAAAAATGAAGAAGACGTATATCAAATTTAGATGCTCTATTTACGAAAAGAAACTACTTAAAAAACGAGCAGCA
The sequence above is drawn from the Cellulophaga sp. Hel_I_12 genome and encodes:
- a CDS encoding AlpA family transcriptional regulator, translating into MNEQENVVDLLQDIKGLLTHTKKVFNIDDLVNYTGLSKSKIYKLSQLKLIPAGNNKHIRQLFFNKEEIDAWLIGEPNLSDEFLEQQFNEQLLQHKKSGL
- a CDS encoding primase-helicase family protein; this translates as MKDPTYIRVGTYYYKLVYVPTMAGHFNEIIVPWTLETIRQDHGRDFIGTIKKYDGFTCLPSHIHFKRDCHGFYNTYAPLPHKLQEGDYPYTLQLLKHIFGQQLNLGMDYLQLLFQKPIQMLPILCLVSKERSTGKTTFLKWLKTVFDNNLTYLTNDSFSSQFNSDWNNKLLICIDEVLFNKEELTERIKYLSTTNFNKLEAKGKDKREVEFFGKFILCSNNEDNFIKIDSNETRFWVLKIPPLKKEVTGFLDCLESEIPAFLYHLHHRELTSPNSTRMWFSPAQIKTMALKNLMQNNGNRVEKELASIFLSAMETLELEEISVCPLDALELLNRTRIKTDLTQLRHILKRDWKLVNQENSMAYRKLMIWQGGGMGLTDAKGRYYSIKKDFLLKHFRE
- a CDS encoding toprim domain-containing protein, translating into MDKKRTTRLSCERARAFPIEKALAKLEHFPIRETEKEAWFLSPFRSETQASFKVSKKLNRWYDHGQGIGGNVIDLVCLLNNLSVKETLQWLEADQISFSFHQQSFFKEQNNMGLQILHAKPIWHFGLLKYLFERRISISTAAQLCKEVHFMNKQKRYFAIGLQNISGGWELRNKYCKSSTSPKDISYFKDGKDKLIITEGMFDMLSLIEIHKNLQEEYDFLILNSTTFIKRAMTHLEDYDEIDLYLDNDSNGKLTTENLLKVSNKFKDKSKLYEGFKDMNEWLMNCSKESMEQRIQDVFLLPQKQTCFSPDGCKENKK